A stretch of the Streptomyces sp. NBC_00078 genome encodes the following:
- a CDS encoding amino acid transporter → MATTEHPPPSRLRTWMLQGLSDMGKPGGHTGPHAEPEPPHKGQRWWRVMCLTGVDYFSTLGYQPGIAALAAGLLSPIATVVLVIVTLAGVLPVYRRVAEESPHGEGSIAMLERLLSFWKGKLFVLTLLGFAATDFLITITLSAADASTHLVENPHLTSTLHDKQMLITLILVALLGAVFLKGFLEAIGVAVALVIAYLGLNTIVVMVGMWHVLTAGHVVTDWSSALTTEHGNVFAMIGVSLLVFPKLALGLSGFETGVAVMPHVQGDAGDTEENPKGRIRDTKKLLTAAALIMSVFLIATSFITTVLIPENEFKPGGQANGRALAYLAHQYLGGAFGTVYDLSTIAILWFAGASAMAGLLNLMPRYLPRYGMAPHWARAVRPMVIVFTLIGFLVTWIFDASVDAQGGAYATGVLVLMSSAAIAVTIASRKAGHRGWTIAFAIVSAVLLYVTGANVVERPDGVKIGACFIAGIILVSLLSRLARAFELRVTSVTLDDMAERFIRDMATRKIRFIANEPDRRDKAEYRDKIEQIRADNDLPEQEDFVFLEVTLTDPSEFEGDLTVRGEVLHNRYRVLTLESSSIPNALAALLLHVRDSTGCTPHIYFEWTEGNPFHNFLRFFLFGQGEVAPVTREVLREAEPDRARRPRVHTG, encoded by the coding sequence ATGGCCACCACCGAACACCCGCCTCCGAGCCGACTCCGGACGTGGATGTTGCAGGGCCTGTCCGACATGGGCAAGCCCGGGGGCCACACGGGACCGCACGCGGAGCCGGAGCCCCCGCACAAGGGCCAGCGCTGGTGGAGGGTCATGTGCCTCACCGGCGTCGACTACTTCTCCACCCTGGGCTACCAGCCGGGCATCGCCGCCCTCGCGGCCGGACTCCTCTCCCCGATCGCCACCGTCGTCCTCGTGATCGTCACCCTGGCGGGCGTCCTGCCCGTCTACCGCCGGGTCGCCGAGGAGAGCCCGCACGGCGAGGGCTCCATCGCCATGCTGGAACGGCTGCTGTCGTTCTGGAAGGGCAAGCTGTTCGTCCTGACCCTGCTCGGCTTCGCCGCCACCGACTTCCTGATCACCATCACCCTGTCCGCGGCGGACGCCTCGACCCACCTGGTCGAGAACCCCCACCTGACCAGCACCCTGCACGACAAGCAGATGCTGATCACCCTCATCCTCGTCGCCCTGCTCGGCGCGGTGTTCCTCAAGGGCTTCCTGGAGGCGATCGGCGTCGCGGTCGCTCTGGTGATCGCCTACCTCGGGCTCAACACCATCGTCGTGATGGTCGGCATGTGGCACGTGCTCACCGCGGGCCACGTGGTCACCGACTGGTCCAGCGCCCTGACCACCGAGCACGGCAACGTGTTCGCCATGATCGGCGTCTCCCTGCTGGTCTTTCCCAAGCTCGCGCTCGGCCTGTCCGGCTTCGAGACCGGCGTCGCGGTCATGCCACACGTGCAGGGCGACGCCGGCGACACCGAAGAGAACCCGAAGGGCCGGATCCGGGACACCAAGAAGCTCCTCACGGCCGCCGCCCTGATCATGAGCGTGTTCCTGATCGCGACCAGCTTCATCACCACTGTGCTGATCCCGGAGAACGAGTTCAAGCCCGGCGGCCAGGCCAACGGACGCGCCCTCGCCTACCTCGCTCACCAGTACCTGGGCGGCGCCTTCGGCACCGTCTACGACCTGTCCACCATCGCCATCCTCTGGTTCGCCGGCGCCTCCGCGATGGCCGGGCTGCTCAACCTGATGCCGCGCTATCTGCCCCGCTACGGCATGGCCCCGCACTGGGCCCGCGCCGTGCGCCCGATGGTGATCGTCTTCACCCTGATCGGCTTCCTGGTCACGTGGATCTTCGACGCCAGCGTCGACGCCCAGGGCGGCGCCTACGCCACCGGCGTCCTGGTGCTGATGTCCTCCGCGGCGATCGCGGTGACCATCGCCTCGCGCAAGGCCGGACATCGCGGCTGGACCATCGCCTTCGCGATCGTCTCGGCGGTCCTGCTCTACGTCACCGGCGCCAACGTCGTCGAGCGTCCCGACGGCGTCAAGATCGGCGCCTGCTTCATCGCCGGCATCATCCTGGTCTCCCTGCTGTCCCGGCTGGCCCGCGCCTTCGAACTGCGCGTGACCAGCGTGACGCTGGACGACATGGCGGAACGTTTCATCCGGGACATGGCCACCCGGAAGATACGGTTCATCGCCAACGAACCCGACCGGCGCGACAAGGCCGAGTACCGCGACAAGATCGAGCAGATCCGGGCGGACAACGACCTGCCGGAGCAAGAAGACTTCGTTTTCCTTGAGGTGACGCTTACCGACCCGTCCGAGTTCGAGGGCGACCTGACCGTCCGCGGCGAGGTCCTCCACAACCGCTACCGCGTCCTGACCCTGGAGTCCTCCTCCATCCCCAACGCCCTGGCCGCCCTGCTCTTGCACGTGCGCGACTCGACCGGCTGCACCCCGCACATCTACTTCGAGTGGACCGAGGGCAACCCCTTCCACAACTTCCTGCGCTTCTTCCTCTTCGGGCAGGGCGAGGTCGCCCCGGTCACCCGCGAGGTCCTGCGCGAAGCCGAACCGGACCGCGCCCGCCGCCCCCGCGTCCACACCGGCTGA
- the kdpF gene encoding K(+)-transporting ATPase subunit F, with product MTAENVVGLVVAVALLGYLVLALIFPERF from the coding sequence GTGACCGCGGAGAACGTCGTCGGCCTGGTCGTGGCCGTCGCCCTGCTGGGCTATCTCGTCCTCGCCCTGATCTTCCCGGAGAGGTTCTGA
- the kdpA gene encoding potassium-transporting ATPase subunit KdpA, translated as MGPVLAGVLQLLALIGALALAYVPLGNYMARVYSSEKHWRVERWIYKGIGANPDTEMRWPAYLRGVLAFSAVSVLFLYLLQRLQGVLALSLGFKSIDADQAFNTAASFVTNTNWQSYYGEQAMGHVVQTAGLAVQNFVSAAVGIAVAVALVRGFARSRTGELGNFWSDMVRGVTRILLPGAFVAAIVLVACGAIQNFAGIHEVGQFMGGSHQWNGGAVASQEAIKEFGTNGGGYSNANSAHPFENPTPFTNLFEIFLLLVIPFSLTRTFGVMVGSVKQGYAILATMATIWVGFVALMMWTEFAHHGPALQLAGGAMEGKETRFGVGASSIFAVSTTLTSTGAVDSFHSSFTGLGGGITLLGMMLGEIAPGGTGSGLYGMLIMAVIAVFIAGLMVGRTPEYLGKKIGTREIKLAACYILITPALALVFTAAAMALPTPGHSMTNSGAHGFSEILYAYTSGANNNGSAFAGLNADTQWFNTTIGLAMILGRFLPMIFVLALAGSLAEQKPIPVTAGTLRTEKPLFTGLLVGAILIITGLTYFPALALGPLAEGLAS; from the coding sequence ATGGGTCCCGTACTCGCCGGCGTGCTCCAGCTGCTGGCCCTCATAGGCGCGCTGGCGCTCGCCTACGTCCCCCTCGGCAACTACATGGCCAGGGTCTACTCCTCGGAGAAGCACTGGCGCGTGGAGAGGTGGATCTACAAGGGCATCGGTGCCAATCCCGACACGGAGATGCGCTGGCCTGCCTATCTGCGCGGTGTGCTCGCCTTCTCCGCCGTCAGCGTCCTCTTCCTCTACCTGCTCCAGCGCCTGCAGGGTGTCCTGGCGCTGTCGCTCGGCTTCAAGTCCATCGATGCGGACCAGGCGTTCAACACCGCCGCGTCCTTCGTCACGAACACCAACTGGCAGTCGTACTACGGCGAACAGGCCATGGGCCACGTTGTGCAGACCGCCGGTCTCGCGGTGCAGAACTTTGTGTCGGCCGCGGTGGGCATTGCGGTGGCGGTGGCTCTGGTGCGTGGCTTCGCCCGCTCACGCACCGGTGAGCTTGGCAACTTCTGGTCGGACATGGTGCGCGGGGTGACCCGCATCCTGTTGCCGGGCGCGTTCGTCGCGGCGATCGTGCTGGTCGCCTGCGGCGCGATCCAGAACTTCGCCGGGATCCACGAGGTCGGTCAGTTCATGGGCGGCTCGCACCAGTGGAACGGGGGCGCCGTCGCCTCGCAGGAGGCCATCAAGGAATTCGGCACCAACGGTGGCGGCTACTCCAACGCCAACTCGGCGCACCCGTTCGAGAATCCGACGCCCTTCACCAACCTCTTCGAGATCTTCCTGCTGCTGGTGATCCCGTTCTCGCTGACCCGCACCTTCGGGGTGATGGTCGGCTCCGTGAAGCAGGGCTACGCGATCCTCGCCACCATGGCCACCATCTGGGTCGGCTTCGTCGCCCTGATGATGTGGACCGAGTTCGCCCACCACGGCCCGGCGTTGCAGCTGGCCGGCGGGGCGATGGAGGGCAAGGAGACGCGGTTCGGTGTCGGGGCCTCGTCGATCTTCGCGGTGTCGACCACGCTCACCTCGACCGGAGCGGTGGACTCCTTCCACTCCTCCTTCACCGGCCTGGGCGGCGGCATCACCCTGCTGGGCATGATGCTGGGCGAGATCGCGCCAGGCGGCACCGGCTCCGGGCTCTACGGCATGCTGATCATGGCGGTCATCGCGGTGTTCATCGCCGGCCTGATGGTCGGCCGCACACCCGAGTACCTGGGCAAGAAGATCGGCACCCGCGAGATCAAGCTGGCGGCCTGCTACATCCTCATCACCCCGGCACTGGCACTCGTCTTCACCGCCGCGGCGATGGCCCTGCCCACCCCGGGCCACTCCATGACCAACTCCGGCGCGCACGGCTTCTCCGAGATCCTCTACGCCTATACATCGGGCGCCAACAACAACGGCTCGGCCTTTGCCGGTCTCAACGCGGACACGCAGTGGTTCAACACCACGATCGGCCTCGCGATGATCCTCGGCCGTTTCCTGCCGATGATCTTCGTGCTGGCGCTGGCCGGCTCGCTCGCCGAGCAGAAGCCCATCCCGGTCACCGCTGGCACCCTGCGCACCGAGAAACCGCTGTTCACCGGCCTGCTGGTGGGCGCGATCCTGATCATCACCGGTCTGACCTACTTCCCGGCCTTGGCGCTGGGGCCGCTGGCCGAGGGGCTGGCGTCATGA
- the kdpB gene encoding potassium-transporting ATPase subunit KdpB yields the protein MTTRTEKQEDAMSTATPTGAPHSDVPSGHKPAEGRVGAGLFDPKQLVKSLPDACRKLDPRVLVKSPVMFVVWIGSVLTTVFSFKDPGDWFGWAISAWLWLTVIFANLAEAVAEGRGKAQADTLRKAKTDTVARRLLKDGVEEQVPGTELRIGDLVVCEAGDIIPGDGDVVEGVASVDESAITGESAPVIRESGGDRSAVTGGTKVLSDRIVIKITTKPGETFIDRMINLVEGAARQKTPNEIALNILLASLTIVFLLAVATLPPFADYAGTHLTMVVLVALLVCLIPTTIGALLSAIGIAGMDRLVQRNVLAMSGRAVEAAGDVSTLLLDKTGTITLGNRQASEFVPVTGTTEADLADAAQLSSLADETPEGRSIVVLAKDKYGLRERHQGELTGAEWIAFTAQTRMSGVDVDGRNIRKGAAGSVIAWVKEEDGTVAADADTLSNRISEAGGTPLLVAVKDGEGARVLGVIHLKDVVKEGMRERFDELRRMGIKTVMITGDNPLTAKAIAEEAGVDDFLAEATPEDKMALIKREQAGGKLVAMTGDGTNDAPALAQADVGVAMNTGTSAAKEAGNMVDLDSNPTKLIEIVEIGKQLLITRGALTTFSIANDVAKYFAIIPALFAAVPAYHGLDKLNIMHLSSPDSAILSAVIFNALIIIALVPLALRGVRYRPVSADKMLRRNLTIYGIGGLIAPFIGIKLIDLLISLIPGIG from the coding sequence ATGACCACTCGCACAGAGAAGCAAGAGGACGCGATGTCCACAGCCACCCCGACCGGGGCGCCGCACAGCGACGTACCCAGCGGGCACAAGCCCGCCGAAGGACGTGTCGGCGCCGGCCTCTTCGACCCCAAGCAGCTCGTCAAGTCCCTTCCGGACGCGTGCCGCAAGCTCGACCCGCGGGTGCTGGTCAAGTCGCCCGTGATGTTCGTGGTCTGGATCGGGTCCGTCCTGACGACGGTGTTCTCCTTCAAGGACCCGGGCGACTGGTTCGGCTGGGCGATCAGCGCCTGGCTGTGGCTGACCGTCATTTTCGCCAACCTGGCGGAGGCGGTGGCCGAGGGCCGCGGCAAGGCGCAGGCCGACACCCTGCGCAAGGCCAAGACGGACACCGTCGCACGGCGGCTGCTCAAGGACGGCGTGGAGGAGCAGGTCCCGGGCACCGAACTGAGGATCGGCGACCTGGTCGTCTGCGAGGCCGGCGACATCATCCCCGGCGACGGTGACGTCGTCGAAGGTGTCGCCTCCGTCGACGAGTCTGCGATCACCGGCGAGTCGGCACCGGTCATCCGCGAGTCCGGCGGCGACCGGTCCGCGGTGACCGGCGGCACGAAAGTCCTCTCCGACCGCATCGTCATCAAGATCACGACGAAGCCGGGCGAGACCTTCATCGACCGGATGATCAACCTGGTCGAGGGCGCGGCCCGGCAGAAGACACCGAACGAGATCGCGCTGAACATCCTGCTCGCCTCGCTGACCATCGTCTTCCTGCTGGCAGTCGCCACCCTGCCGCCGTTCGCGGACTACGCGGGCACCCACCTCACGATGGTCGTGCTGGTCGCGCTGCTGGTCTGCCTCATCCCGACGACGATCGGCGCGCTGCTCTCCGCGATCGGCATCGCCGGCATGGACCGGCTCGTGCAGCGCAACGTGCTGGCCATGTCCGGCCGGGCGGTCGAGGCGGCGGGCGACGTGTCGACGCTGCTGCTCGACAAGACCGGCACCATCACGCTCGGCAACCGTCAGGCGTCCGAGTTCGTGCCGGTGACCGGTACCACGGAGGCCGATCTCGCCGACGCCGCCCAGCTGTCCTCGCTGGCCGACGAGACACCCGAGGGCCGCTCCATCGTCGTACTGGCGAAGGACAAGTACGGCCTGCGCGAGCGCCACCAAGGAGAACTCACCGGCGCCGAGTGGATCGCGTTCACCGCCCAGACCCGGATGTCCGGCGTGGACGTCGACGGACGCAACATCCGCAAGGGCGCGGCCGGTTCGGTCATCGCCTGGGTGAAGGAGGAGGACGGCACGGTCGCCGCGGACGCGGACACACTCTCCAACCGCATCTCCGAGGCGGGCGGTACGCCGCTGCTGGTGGCCGTCAAGGACGGGGAGGGCGCCCGCGTGCTGGGCGTCATCCACCTCAAGGACGTCGTCAAGGAGGGTATGCGGGAGCGGTTCGACGAGCTGCGCCGCATGGGCATCAAGACCGTCATGATCACGGGTGACAACCCGCTGACCGCCAAGGCGATCGCCGAGGAGGCGGGCGTCGACGACTTCCTCGCGGAGGCCACCCCCGAGGACAAGATGGCCCTCATCAAGCGGGAGCAGGCCGGCGGCAAACTCGTCGCCATGACCGGTGACGGCACCAACGACGCGCCCGCGCTCGCTCAGGCGGACGTCGGCGTGGCCATGAACACCGGTACGTCGGCTGCCAAGGAGGCCGGCAACATGGTCGACCTCGACTCCAACCCGACCAAACTCATCGAGATCGTCGAGATCGGCAAGCAACTCCTCATCACCCGAGGCGCGCTCACCACCTTCTCCATCGCCAACGACGTCGCGAAGTACTTCGCGATCATCCCGGCACTGTTCGCCGCTGTTCCGGCCTACCACGGCCTGGACAAGCTCAACATCATGCACCTGTCCTCGCCGGACTCCGCGATCCTGTCCGCGGTCATCTTCAACGCGCTGATCATCATCGCGCTGGTGCCGCTTGCCCTGCGCGGTGTGCGGTACCGGCCAGTCAGCGCCGACAAGATGCTGCGGCGCAACCTCACGATCTACGGCATCGGCGGGCTGATCGCCCCGTTCATCGGCATCAAGCTCATCGACCTGCTCATCTCCCTCATCCCCGGAATCGGCTGA
- a CDS encoding potassium-transporting ATPase subunit C, which yields MNNSVTNTARLLWAGLRALLVLTLVTGVIYPLAVTGIAQGLFHDQANGSEIKADGKVVGSSLIGQAYNLPLKKGQQTPEPDLKWFQGRPQNGLGANTVNVQYKLILSGATNRSADNKDLIAWVTAAKAAVIKDNSVGSYIVKPADVPADAVTSSGSGLDPDISRQYADLQVHRIAEKNGLSVAEVDKLVEDHTEGRTLGFMGEPRVNVLELNLALKDLVAKG from the coding sequence ATGAACAACTCGGTTACGAATACGGCCCGGTTGCTCTGGGCGGGCCTGCGCGCTCTCCTCGTACTGACCCTGGTGACGGGCGTCATCTATCCGCTGGCGGTCACCGGTATCGCCCAGGGCCTGTTCCACGACCAGGCCAACGGCTCGGAGATCAAGGCGGACGGCAAGGTCGTCGGATCGTCCCTGATCGGGCAGGCGTACAACCTGCCGCTGAAGAAGGGCCAACAGACCCCGGAGCCCGACCTGAAGTGGTTCCAGGGCCGTCCGCAGAACGGCCTCGGCGCCAACACCGTCAACGTCCAGTACAAGCTGATCCTTTCCGGCGCCACCAACCGTTCCGCCGACAACAAGGACCTGATCGCTTGGGTGACGGCCGCCAAGGCCGCCGTCATCAAGGACAACTCGGTTGGCAGCTACATCGTGAAACCCGCCGACGTCCCCGCCGACGCGGTCACCTCCTCCGGATCCGGCCTGGACCCGGACATCTCCCGGCAGTACGCGGATCTGCAGGTCCACCGGATCGCCGAGAAGAATGGGCTGTCCGTCGCCGAGGTGGACAAGCTGGTCGAGGATCACACCGAGGGCCGCACGCTCGGCTTCATGGGCGAGCCCCGCGTGAATGTCCTCGAACTCAACCTCGCGCTCAAGGACCTCGTGGCCAAGGGCTGA
- a CDS encoding response regulator: MTRVLVVEDDPQLVRALLINLQARQYGVDAAPDGATALRLAAARRPDVVMLDLGLPDMDGVDVIKALRGWMRVPILVLSARQASDEKIAALDAGADDYVTKPFSMDELLARLRAAVRRTEEVPLAPGATLVETDGFTIDLLAKKAVRSGHDVRLTPTEWHLLEILVTSPGRLITQKHLLQEVWGVSQSNKTNYLRVYMAQLRRKLETDPAHPRYLITEPGMGYRFEG, encoded by the coding sequence ATGACACGGGTGCTGGTGGTGGAGGACGACCCGCAGCTCGTACGGGCTCTCCTCATCAATCTCCAGGCACGCCAGTACGGGGTCGACGCGGCACCCGACGGCGCGACCGCGCTCCGCCTCGCGGCCGCACGCCGGCCCGATGTGGTGATGCTCGACCTCGGACTGCCCGACATGGACGGTGTCGACGTCATCAAGGCGCTGCGCGGCTGGATGCGGGTGCCCATCCTGGTGTTGTCCGCCCGGCAGGCGTCCGACGAGAAGATCGCCGCCCTCGATGCCGGCGCCGACGACTACGTCACCAAGCCGTTCAGCATGGACGAGCTGCTCGCCCGGCTGCGGGCCGCCGTCCGCCGCACCGAGGAGGTCCCGCTCGCGCCCGGGGCCACGCTCGTGGAGACGGACGGCTTCACCATCGACCTGCTCGCCAAGAAGGCCGTCCGAAGCGGCCATGACGTCCGCCTGACCCCGACCGAATGGCACCTGCTGGAAATCCTGGTCACCAGCCCGGGGCGGCTGATCACCCAGAAGCACCTGCTCCAGGAGGTGTGGGGCGTCTCCCAGAGCAACAAGACCAACTACCTGCGCGTCTACATGGCCCAGCTGCGGCGCAAACTGGAAACAGACCCCGCCCACCCCCGCTACCTCATCACCGAACCCGGCATGGGCTACCGCTTCGAGGGATGA
- a CDS encoding ATP-binding protein, with the protein MARGKLRIYLGAAPGVGKTYAMLSEAHRRVERGSDCVVAFVEHHKRPRTEVMLHGLEQISRKELDYRDSVFTEMDVDAVLARHPRVALVDELAHTNIPGSRNAKRWQDIEELLAAGIDVVTTVNIQHLESLGDVVESITGVRQRETVPDEVVRRADQIELVDMSPQALRRRMAHGNIYKADKVDAALSNYFRPGNLTALRELALLWVADRVDEYLTEYRSEHRVSKIWGSRERIVVGLTGGPEGRTLIRRAARLAEKGAGGEVLAVYIARSDGLTNASPKELAVQRTLVEDLGGTYHHVIGDDVPSALLDFARGVNATQIVLGVSRRRGWQYVFGPGVGATVARESGPDLDVHLITHDEAGKGRGLPVARGARLGRVRIIWGWLAGMVGPTLLTLLLTNVDAELGLANDMLLFLTLTVAAALLGGLLPALASAAFGSFLLNYYFTPPLHRLTIADPKNIVALVVFFAVAVSVASVVDLAARRTHQAARLRAESEILSFLAGSVLRGETSLDALLERMRETFGMESVALLERESDVAPWTCAGSVGPQPCQYPEDADVDMPVGDHMALALSGRVLPASDRRVLAAFAAQAAVVLDRQRLQSEADQAKELAEGNRIRTALLAAVSHDLRTPLAGIKAAVSSLRSDDVAWSEEDQAELLEAIEEGADRLDHLVGNLLDMSRLQTGTVAPLIREIDLDEVVPMALGGVHEDSVELDIPETLPMVAVDPGLLERSVANLVENAVKYSPAGERVLVAASAMADRVEVRVVDRGPGVPDEAKDRIFEPFQRYGDAPRGAGVGLGLAVARGFAEAMGGTLNAEDTPGGGLTMVLTLQAASDRQPLPAGLPATATS; encoded by the coding sequence ATGGCACGCGGCAAGCTTCGGATCTACCTCGGCGCGGCCCCGGGCGTCGGCAAGACGTACGCGATGCTCTCCGAGGCCCATCGCCGCGTTGAACGCGGCAGCGACTGCGTGGTCGCCTTTGTGGAACATCACAAGCGGCCACGCACCGAGGTGATGCTGCACGGCCTGGAGCAGATCTCACGCAAGGAACTCGATTACCGCGACAGCGTGTTCACCGAAATGGACGTCGACGCCGTCCTGGCCCGGCACCCCCGGGTGGCGCTGGTCGACGAGCTCGCCCACACGAACATCCCCGGTTCCCGCAACGCCAAGCGCTGGCAGGACATCGAGGAGCTGCTCGCCGCCGGCATCGACGTGGTAACGACCGTGAACATCCAGCACCTGGAGTCGCTGGGCGACGTCGTCGAGTCGATAACCGGCGTACGGCAGCGCGAGACCGTCCCCGACGAGGTCGTCCGGCGGGCGGACCAGATTGAGCTGGTCGACATGTCGCCGCAGGCGCTGCGCCGACGGATGGCGCACGGCAACATCTACAAGGCCGACAAGGTCGACGCGGCCCTGTCGAACTACTTCCGGCCGGGCAATCTGACCGCGCTGCGGGAACTGGCGCTGCTCTGGGTGGCCGACCGAGTCGATGAGTATCTGACCGAGTACCGCAGCGAACACCGGGTGTCGAAGATCTGGGGCTCGCGGGAGCGGATCGTGGTCGGTCTGACCGGCGGCCCGGAGGGCCGCACGCTGATCCGCCGGGCCGCCCGGCTCGCCGAGAAGGGCGCCGGCGGCGAGGTGCTGGCCGTCTACATCGCCCGCAGCGACGGACTGACCAACGCCTCGCCCAAGGAGCTGGCCGTCCAGCGCACCCTCGTGGAGGACCTGGGCGGCACCTACCACCACGTCATCGGCGACGACGTCCCCTCCGCTCTGCTGGATTTCGCGCGGGGAGTCAATGCCACCCAGATAGTCCTCGGTGTCTCGCGGCGCAGGGGATGGCAGTACGTCTTCGGGCCCGGTGTCGGCGCCACGGTCGCCCGGGAGTCTGGCCCCGACCTCGACGTCCACCTGATCACCCACGACGAGGCGGGCAAGGGCCGCGGATTGCCGGTAGCGCGAGGTGCCCGGCTCGGCCGTGTGCGGATCATCTGGGGCTGGCTGGCCGGGATGGTCGGCCCCACACTGCTCACACTGCTGCTGACCAACGTCGACGCCGAACTCGGTCTGGCCAACGACATGCTGCTGTTCCTGACGCTGACCGTGGCAGCGGCCCTGCTCGGCGGCCTGCTCCCGGCACTGGCCTCGGCGGCCTTCGGGTCGTTTCTGCTGAACTACTACTTCACCCCGCCCCTGCACCGCCTCACCATCGCCGACCCCAAGAACATCGTCGCCCTCGTGGTCTTCTTCGCCGTGGCGGTGTCGGTGGCCTCCGTGGTTGACCTGGCCGCCCGTCGTACGCATCAGGCGGCCCGGCTGCGCGCCGAGTCAGAGATCCTCTCCTTCCTCGCCGGCAGCGTGCTGCGCGGCGAGACCAGCCTGGACGCTCTGCTGGAGCGGATGCGGGAGACCTTCGGCATGGAGTCGGTCGCCCTGCTGGAGCGGGAAAGCGACGTGGCCCCGTGGACCTGCGCGGGCAGCGTGGGCCCACAGCCCTGCCAGTACCCTGAGGACGCGGACGTGGACATGCCGGTCGGCGACCACATGGCCCTCGCGCTGTCCGGCAGAGTGCTGCCCGCCTCCGACCGCCGGGTCCTCGCCGCGTTCGCCGCCCAGGCCGCCGTGGTCCTGGACCGCCAGCGCCTGCAGTCCGAAGCCGACCAGGCCAAGGAACTCGCCGAGGGCAACCGCATCCGCACCGCCCTGCTCGCCGCCGTCAGCCACGACCTGCGCACCCCGCTCGCCGGGATCAAAGCCGCCGTCTCCTCTCTGCGTTCGGACGACGTGGCCTGGTCCGAGGAGGACCAGGCCGAACTCCTGGAGGCCATCGAGGAGGGCGCCGACCGCCTCGACCACCTGGTGGGCAACCTGCTCGACATGTCCCGGCTGCAGACCGGCACCGTCGCCCCGCTGATCCGCGAGATCGACCTCGACGAGGTGGTGCCCATGGCCCTGGGCGGCGTACACGAGGACAGCGTGGAGCTGGACATCCCGGAGACCTTGCCGATGGTCGCCGTCGACCCGGGCCTGCTGGAGCGGTCGGTGGCCAACCTGGTCGAAAACGCGGTCAAGTACAGCCCCGCCGGCGAGCGCGTCCTGGTGGCAGCCAGCGCCATGGCCGACCGGGTGGAAGTGCGGGTGGTGGACCGCGGCCCGGGCGTCCCGGACGAGGCCAAGGACCGCATCTTCGAGCCGTTCCAGCGCTACGGCGACGCCCCGCGCGGCGCCGGCGTCGGTCTGGGTCTCGCGGTCGCCCGCGGCTTCGCCGAAGCCATGGGCGGCACCCTCAACGCCGAGGACACCCCCGGCGGCGGCCTCACCATGGTCCTCACCCTCCAGGCCGCGTCCGACCGCCAACCGCTCCCCGCCGGCCTTCCGGCGACCGCCACCTCCTAG